The following proteins come from a genomic window of Oncorhynchus masou masou isolate Uvic2021 chromosome 25, UVic_Omas_1.1, whole genome shotgun sequence:
- the dhx37 gene encoding probable ATP-dependent RNA helicase DHX37: MGRLRKRHNWKGREQNETHPPPEAKEEGKTVVVELKDGANLKGVDESNALVLPATKPKKKRGIEKALTKKQPLTKKQRKHLQKVLEVKEKKAKRVDILAKLAEVQLPDSELKLLYTTSKLGTGDKQYQTKQTPDEVDDGASGPRISSLSGANRKRKRREREEEKAEEESSDLDSSDEEMDDSRMRNRRVEATNVSESKEPASSCQEKEVEEMEKKEEKKETSEESGPARASSKKPSEPAIFISVDRLPEIQDSRLRLPVLAEEQVIMEAVRENSFVVLCGETGSGKTTQVPQFLYEAGYASGTGIIGVTEPRRVAAVSMSHRVAKEMNLSTRVVSYQIRYEGNVTSDTKIKFMTDGVLLKEIQKDFLLQRYSVIIIDEAHERSVYTDILIGLLSRIVPLRNKKGLPMKLIVMSATLRVEDFTENRKLFPTPPPVIKVEARQFPVSVHFNKRTPLEDYTGEVFHKTCKIHRMLPPGGILVFLTGQAEVHSVCRRLRRAFPFRRGNTATREGEEAATDSSDEMKKFKKAKHKRTVSLPRIDLDNYSALPVDEGDEDRLAGIDDEGSDLELGDDAADTEEKADPSLPLYVLPLYSLLAPEQQAKVFRPPPHGARLCVVATNVAETSLTIPGIKYVVDCGRVKKRFYDRVTGVSSFKVSWTSQASANQRAGRSGRTEPGHCYRLYSSAVFGDFSLFSEAEITRRPVEDLVLQMKDLNIDKVVNFPFPTTPSAEALVAAEQLLVSLGALEEPPRTGRVKEMERARLSCPISPLGRAMASFPVSPRYAKMLALGKQQDCLPYVIAVVAAMTVREIFEDLDRPAGNEDESSKLAQRRARLAQMRRLWAGQGASLLLGDLMVLLGAVGACEFAGCTLKFCEENGLRYKAMLEIRRLRGQLTNAVNSVCPEVGVFVDSKMAPPTESQVVCLRQIVLAGLGDHLARRVQQEELLDPKWRNGYKTPLLDEPVYIHPSSALFKTLPQFVVYQEVLETTKMYMRGVSAVEPEWVPQLLTQYCHFGSPLETPSPWLCASTGRVKCHSTSTFFRCGWQLPAIEMDYPDGLERYKLFAKFLLEGQVCPKLKQHSSYLLSNPSIMMKTWAKLQPRTEALLGALVSERVDCRDALLSSWKNHDKFLLTAYCQWIPEAKHQDVAKSWPPI, from the exons ATGGGGCGACTGAGGAAGAGGCACAACTGGAAGGGACGGGAGCAGAACGAGACACATCCACCTCCAGAGGCCaaggaggaggggaagactgTTGTAGTGGAACTCAAAG ACGGGGCCAACCTAAAGGGGGTGGACGAGAGCAATGCCCTGGTCCTCCCAGCCACCAAACCCAAGAAGAAGAGGGGCATTGAGAAGGCCCTTACTAAGAAACAGCCCCTTACCAAGAAACAGAGGAAACATCTACAAAAAGTCCTGGAGGTCAAAGagaagaaagctaag AGAGTAGACATCCTGGCCAAACTGGCCGAAGTGCAGCTGCCTGACTCTGAACTGAAGCTGCTCTACACCACCTCCAAATTGGGTACAGGAGACAAGCAGTACCAGACCAAACA GACTCCTGATGAGGTAGATGACGGAGCCTCAGGGCCCAGGATCAGCAGCCTGAGTGGAGCCAACAGGAAGAGGAAACGAAGAGAACGAGAGGAAGAGAAGGCAGAAGAGGAGAGTAGTGATTTGGACTCATCTGATGAAGAGATGGATGATAGCAGGATGAGGAATAGAAGGGTGGAGGCCACCAATGTCTCAGAATCTAAAGAGCCAGCCTCCTCCTGTCAGGAGAAAGAGGTGGAAGAGATGGAAAAGAAAGAAGAGAAAAAGGAGACGAGCGAGGAGTCAGGCCCTGCTCGGGCCTCCAGTAAAAAACCATCCGAGCCAGCAATCTTCATCTCCGTGGACAGACTGccagagatacag GATTCCCGTCTGAGGCTGCCAGTGCTGGCTGAGGAGCAAGTAATCATGGAGGCGGTGAGAGAGAACAGTTTTGTGGTTCTGTGTGGAGAGACGGGAAGTGGTAAAACCACCCAGGTACCCCAGTTCTTGTACGAGGCTGGATatgccag tgGCACTGGAATCATTGGTGTGACAGAGCCTAGGAGAGTGGCAGCTGTCAGTATGTCCCACAGAGTGGCCAAAGAGATGAACCTGTCTAcacg GGTGGTGTCGTACCAGATCCGTTATGAGGGGAATGTGACCAGTGACACCAAGATCAAGTTCATGACAGACGGAGTCCTGCTGAAGGAGATTCAGAAG GACTTCCTGCTCCAGAGGTACAGTGTGATCATCATAGATGAGGCCCATGAGAGGAGTGTGTACACAGACATCCTGATTGGCCTGCTGTCACGCATTGTACCACTCAGAAACAAG AAAGGCCTCCCCATGAAGCTGATAGTGATGTCAGCTACTCTGCGTGTGGAGGACTTCACAGAAAACAGGAAGCtgtttcctactcctcctcccgtCATCAAGGTGGAGGCCCGTCAGTTCCCTGTAAGCGTCCACTTTAACAAACGGACTCCTCTGGAGGACTACACTGGTGAGGTGTTCCACAAGACCTGTAAGATCCACCGCATGCTGCCCCCTGGGGGTATCCTGGTGTTCCTGACGGGTCAGGCTGAGGTCCACTCTGTCTGCAGGAGACTGCGGAGGGCCTTCCCTTTCAGGAGGGGCAATACAGCTACTc gtgagggagaggaggcagcaaCCGACTCCTCAGATGAGATGAAGAAGTTTAAGAAAGCCAAACATAAGAGAACTGTG TCCCTGCCCCGTATTGACCTGGATAACTACTCAGCGTTGCCGGTGGATGAGGGGGATGAGGACCGTCTGGCGGGGATAGATGATGAGGGGTCAGACCTGGAACTGGGAGACGACGCTGCAGACACAG AGGAGAAGGCGGACCCGTCCCTCCCTCTTTAtgtcctccccctctactctctcctggCTCCAGAGCAGCAGGCCAAG GTGTTCCGGCCCCCCCCTCATGGTGCACGTCTGTGTGTCGTGGCTACCAACGTAGCAGAAACCTCTCTAACCATCCCGGGGATAAAGTATGTGGTCGACTGCGGTCGGGTCAAGAAGCGCTTCTACGACCGCGTCACGGGGGTCTCCTCCTTCAAGGTCTCCTGGACCTCACAGGCCTCAGCCAATCAGAGGGCAGGCCGGTCAGGCCGTACCGAACCTGGACACTGCTATAG GCTGTACTCATCAGCGGTGTTTGGAGACTTCAGTCTGTTCTCAGAGGCAGAGATCACCCGCAGGCCAGTTGAGGACCTGGTACTACAGATGAAGGACCTTAACATAGACAAG GTGGTTAACTTCCCATTCCCCACAACTCCCTCAGCTGAGGCGCTGGTGGCAGCAGAACAGTTACTGGTTTCACTGGGAGCACTAGAGGAGCCGCCACGCACCGGACG GGTTAAGGAGATGGAGCGAGCGCGTCTGAGCTGTCCCATCAGCCCCTTGGGCAGGGCAATGGCGTCGTTCCCCGTGTCACCACGCTACGCTAAGATGCTGGCGCTAGGGAAGCAGCAGGACTGTCTGCCCTACGTCATCGCTGTGGTGGCCGCCATGACGGTCCGGGAGATATTTGAGGATCTGGACAG ACCTGCTGGTAATGAGGATGAGAGCTCCAAGCTGGCCCAGCGTCGAGCCCGGCTGGCCCAGATGAGGAGGCTGTGGGCTGGGCAGGGAGCCTCTCTACTGCTGGGGGACCTCATGGTCCTGCTGG GTGCTGTGGGTGCGTGTGAGTTTGCTGGCTGCACTCTTAAATTCTGTGAGGAGAATGGACTGCGGTATAAAGCCATGCTGGAGATCAGACGACTTAGAGGACAGCTCACCaacgcag TGAACTCAGTATGTCCAGAGGTGGGTGTGTTTGTGGACTCTAAGATGGCTCCACCTACTGAGAGCCAGGTGGTGTGTTTACGTCAGATAGTGCTGGCGGGACTGGGAGACCACCTCGCCAGACGGGTACAGCAAGAGGAACTTCTAGACCCAAAATGGAGGAATGGATACAAG ACCCCACTCCTGGATGAGCCAGTCTACATCCACCCCTCCTCAGCCCTGTTTAAAACGCTACCTCAGTTTGTGGTCTATCAGGAGGTCCTGGAGACCACCAAGATGTACATGAGAG GTGTGTCAGCGGTAGAACCAGAGTGGGTTCCCCAGCTCCTCACCCAGTACTGCCATTTTGGATCTCCTCTGGAGACCCCGTCGCCATGGCTCTGTGCCTCTACAGGCAGGGTCAAATGTCACTCTACCAGCACCTTTT TCCGATGTGGCTGGCAGCTTCCTGCTATAGAGATGGATTACCCAGATGGCCTGGAACGATACAAACTGTTTGCCAAGTTTCTTCTGGAAGGACAG GTCTGCCCTAAATTGAAGCAGCACAGCAGTTATCTTCTCTCAAACCCTTCCATCATGATGAAGACCTGGGCAAA ACTCCAGCCCAGGACTGAGGCTCTGCTGGGAGCTTTAGTGTCAGAGAGAGTGGACTGCAGAGATGCACTGCTCTCATCCTGGAAGAACCACGACAAAT TCCTCTTGACTGCGTACTGCCAGTGGATCCCTGAAGCTAAGCACCAAGACGTGGCCAAGAGCTGGCCTCCCATCTGA
- the LOC135513954 gene encoding LOW QUALITY PROTEIN: platelet glycoprotein Ib beta chain-like (The sequence of the model RefSeq protein was modified relative to this genomic sequence to represent the inferred CDS: deleted 1 base in 1 codon) has product MQQLRPHTPATTTHNREELAVMMRGFLPCVTQLLGLLLLLLTPGRVEGSSGCPLSCSCHGGQVDCSSRTLTTSSLPSHFPPASIELRLHDNQLTMLPNGLLDSLSSLRSVSLHGNPWACDCGVLYLRSWLLKQPVDYVGHSNVTCSSPPGLRGRLVVYLAEEEVLESCHYWYCDLALASQVFLFVFVAVQVGLLGAMVVFLRRFERLSREARRTTEESFAGGVGAMSNSEYEPLKASSI; this is encoded by the exons ATGCAACAACTACGACCACACACTCCTGCTACGACCACACACAACAGGGAAG agTTGGCAGTGATGATGAGGGGGTTCCTGCCATGTGTGACCCAACTCCTGGGTCTGCTCCTCCTCTTGCTGACCCCAGGGAGGGTTGAAGGGTCATCAGGCTGTCCCTTGTCCTGTTCCTGTCATGGTGGTCAGGTAGACTGCAGCAGCCGCACCCTCAccacctcctctttaccctcccaCTTCCCTCCTGCCAGCATCGAGCTCCGTCTCCACGACAACCAGCTGACCATGCTCCCCAACGGCCTGCTGgactccctttcctccctccgctctgtctctctccatggcaaCCCCTGGGCGTGTGATTGCGGCGTGCTCTACCTGCGTTCCTGGCTGCTCAAACAGCCTGTCGACTACGTGGGACACAGCAATGTCACCTGCAGTTCCCCTCCCGGCCTGCGGGGAAGGCTGGTGGTCTACCTGGCTGAGGAGGAGGTTTTGGAGTCCTGTCACTACTGGTACTGTGACCTGGCACTGGCCTCCCAGGTctttctgtttgtgtttgtggcgGTGCAGGTGGGGCTGCTGGGTGCCATGGTCGTGTTCCTGAGGAGGTTTGAAAGGCTGTCCCGTGAGGCACGAAGGACCACAGAGGAGAGCTTTGCTGGGGGGGTAGGGGCT ATGAGTAATAGTGAGTATGAGCCCCTGAAGGCCAGCAGCATctga